In one window of Deltaproteobacteria bacterium DNA:
- a CDS encoding IscS subfamily cysteine desulfurase produces MKLPVYFDNHATTPVDPRVVETMLPFFTECFGNSASKHAFGWEADAAVYEARKNVAALIGAAPKEIVFTSGATESDNLAIQGVAEMHRDRGDHVITCAAEHKAVLDSCKFLERRGFRVTYLPVDARGTVNLDKLRAAIEDKTLLISIMAANNEVGTIQPLEEIGRIAAEHGILFHSDATQAVGKMPIDVGASGIHLLSMTAHKLHGPKGIGALYVSARKPMVRLSPTIHGGGHEGGMRSGTLNVPGIVGFGKACAIAREEMAQELPHITDLRDRLQAGLFSRLDELQLNGHPTERLCGNLNVAFGYVEGESLIMGLNDVAVSSGSTCTSAALEPSHVLKAMGVREDLAHGSIRFGLGRFNTEAEVDYVLDRVEEEVNRLRGLSPAYAKRTAAARPARAAAGK; encoded by the coding sequence GTGAAGCTGCCTGTTTACTTCGACAATCATGCAACGACGCCCGTGGATCCGCGGGTGGTGGAGACGATGCTGCCGTTTTTCACGGAGTGCTTCGGCAACTCGGCCAGCAAGCACGCGTTCGGCTGGGAAGCGGACGCGGCGGTGTACGAGGCGCGCAAGAACGTGGCCGCGCTGATCGGCGCCGCGCCCAAGGAGATCGTCTTCACCAGCGGCGCCACCGAGTCGGACAACCTCGCCATCCAGGGGGTGGCGGAGATGCACCGCGACCGGGGCGACCACGTCATTACCTGCGCGGCCGAACACAAGGCGGTGCTGGATTCGTGCAAGTTCCTGGAACGCCGCGGCTTCCGCGTCACCTACCTGCCGGTGGACGCGCGCGGCACGGTGAACCTCGACAAGCTGCGCGCGGCCATCGAGGACAAGACCCTGCTCATATCCATCATGGCGGCCAACAACGAGGTGGGGACCATCCAGCCGCTGGAAGAAATCGGCCGGATCGCCGCGGAGCACGGCATCCTGTTCCACTCCGACGCCACCCAGGCGGTGGGCAAGATGCCCATCGACGTGGGAGCGTCGGGGATACATCTGCTTTCCATGACCGCCCACAAGCTGCACGGCCCCAAGGGGATCGGCGCGCTCTACGTCAGCGCACGGAAGCCGATGGTGCGCCTCAGCCCCACCATCCACGGCGGCGGGCACGAAGGGGGCATGCGTTCGGGCACGCTCAACGTGCCCGGCATCGTCGGGTTCGGCAAGGCGTGCGCGATCGCGCGCGAGGAGATGGCCCAGGAGCTGCCGCACATCACCGATCTGCGGGACCGGCTTCAGGCGGGGCTGTTCTCGCGCCTGGACGAGCTGCAACTCAATGGGCATCCCACGGAACGCCTGTGCGGCAACCTCAACGTGGCCTTCGGATACGTGGAAGGCGAGTCCCTGATCATGGGCCTCAACGACGTGGCGGTCTCCTCCGGGTCCACCTGCACCTCGGCCGCGTTGGAACCCTCCCACGTGCTCAAGGCCATGGGAGTGCGCGAGGACCTCGCCCACGGCTCCATCCGTTTCGGCCTGGGGCGGTTCAACACCGAGGCAGAGGTGGACTACGTGCTGGATCGGGTGGAGGAAGAAGTCAACCGCTTGCGCGGGCTCTCGCCGGCCTACGCCAAGCGGACCGCGGCGGCCAGGCCGGCGCGGGCGGCCGCCGGGAAATAA
- a CDS encoding iron-sulfur cluster assembly accessory protein yields the protein MATEVQITGSAASRIKELLEQDERDCTGLRLKVVGGGCSGLQYKMDLDDPKPMDRIFEHEGAKVIVDLKSLLYLGGTELDYKETLMEAAFVFQNPNVKRSCGCGASFVV from the coding sequence ATGGCCACAGAAGTCCAGATCACGGGGAGCGCGGCCAGCCGCATCAAGGAGCTGCTCGAACAGGACGAGCGCGACTGCACCGGCCTGCGCCTGAAAGTCGTGGGCGGGGGCTGCTCCGGGCTGCAATACAAGATGGATCTCGACGATCCCAAGCCCATGGACCGCATCTTCGAGCACGAGGGCGCCAAGGTGATCGTGGACCTCAAGAGCCTGCTCTACCTGGGAGGCACCGAGCTGGACTACAAGGAAACCCTGATGGAGGCGGCCTTCGTGTTCCAGAACCCCAACGTGAAACGCAGTTGCGGGTGCGGCGCCTCGTTCGTGGTGTGA